The following proteins are encoded in a genomic region of Parasteatoda tepidariorum isolate YZ-2023 unplaced genomic scaffold, CAS_Ptep_4.0 HiC_scaffold_1330, whole genome shotgun sequence:
- the LOC107444505 gene encoding uncharacterized protein, which translates to MPHDQKDKKDGESSTWKDVGWFALKTTTMSGAVFGGTALALPLIGFTAGGVAAGALAAGLTVGTRAAIVAGGVVIAGASIALRKLRKNDKTDSRHTSEEPSENKKENDVNEEAVENAELLKKNCKDPGLKPGSTNSARENKKFPMKLVFSYRNDDPSKSLELIRPSPINDN; encoded by the exons ATGCCTCATGATCAAAAAGATAAGAAA GATGGTGAAAGTAGTACCTGGAAGGATGTTGGAT ggtTTGCTTTAAAAACTACGACAATGTCTGGTGCTGTTTTTGGTGGGACTGCTTTAGCTCTTCCTCTTATTGGTTTTACTGCTGGTGGTGTTGCTGCAGGTGCTTTGGCTGCTGGATTAACTGTAGGTACAAGGGCAGCTATCGTAGCTGGAGGTGTGGTAATTGCTGGTGCTTCCATAGCTCTgcgaaaattaaggaaaaatgataaaactgaTAGCAGACATACTTCAGAAGAGCCAAGTGAAAATAAGAAGGAGAATGACGTGAATGAGGAAGCTGTGGAAAATGCAGagttgctaaaaaaaaactgtaaagatCCTGGTCTCAAACCAGGTAGCACAAATAGCGcaagagaaaacaaaaaatttccaatgaaGCTTGTTTTTAGTTATAGAAATGATGATCCCAGTAAATCTTTAGAATTGATTAGACCATCTCccataaatgataattaa